The following DNA comes from Synechococcales cyanobacterium T60_A2020_003.
GTTAGATGAACTTGAAAAGCATATGCAGAAATCGATCGAGGCAACGCAGCGATCGTTTAATACAATTCGGACGGGTCGAGCCAATGCGGCAATCCTAGACCGAGTAAACGTGGAGTACTATGGCTCACCCACGCCGTTGAAGTCCTTAGCGAGCATCAATACCCCGGATGCAAGTACCATCACCATTCAGCCGTTTGACCCCAGCAGCGTAGCCGCGATCGAAAAGGCGATTATGATGTCTGACATTGGGTTAACGCCGAATAATGATGGTTCTGTAATTCGGTTAAATATTCCACCGTTGACCAGCGAGCGTCGGAAAGAATTGGTGAAAGTTGCGGCCAAAATTGCCGAAGAAGGCAAAGTCTCCATTCGGAATATTCGACGGGATGCCGTTGACACCGTCCGGAAGCAGGAGAAAAACAGCGAAATTTCAGAAGATGAATCTCGTGACCTCCAAGACAGTATTCAGAAAATTACTGACAAATATGTCGGGAAAATTGATGAACTGTTAGCCGAAAAAGAAGTAGACATTACTACCGTTTAGGGCAATAGTTCGCT
Coding sequences within:
- the frr gene encoding ribosome recycling factor, producing the protein MMLDELEKHMQKSIEATQRSFNTIRTGRANAAILDRVNVEYYGSPTPLKSLASINTPDASTITIQPFDPSSVAAIEKAIMMSDIGLTPNNDGSVIRLNIPPLTSERRKELVKVAAKIAEEGKVSIRNIRRDAVDTVRKQEKNSEISEDESRDLQDSIQKITDKYVGKIDELLAEKEVDITTV